Proteins co-encoded in one Caloenas nicobarica isolate bCalNic1 chromosome 19, bCalNic1.hap1, whole genome shotgun sequence genomic window:
- the PMPCA gene encoding mitochondrial-processing peptidase subunit alpha: MAAAMAWLRRGAWGPARRCGLAAGRSYSGGGAYPGVSLSCPLPGVPKAVFAAAEGREQFETRVTLLENGLRVASQKKFGQFCTVGLLVNSGSRHEAKYLSGISHFLEKLAFSSTAQFGSKDEILLTLEKHGGICDCQASRDTIMYAVSADAKGLDTVVNLLADVALQPRFSDEEIEMTRMAIRFELEDLNMRPDPEPLLTEMIHAAAYRGNTVGLNRFCPVENTDKINREVLHSYLRNYYTPDRMVLAGVGIEHEQLVECARKHLLGVEPVWGSGQGKDVDRSVAQYTGGIIKVEKDMSDVSLGPTPIPELTHIMIGLESCSFLEEDFIPFAVLNMMMGGGGSFSAGGPGKGMFTRLYLNVLNRHHWMYNATSYHHSYEDTGLLCIHASADPKQVREMVEIITREFILMAGAVGEVELERAKTQLKSMLMMNLESRPVIFEDVGRQVLATNTRKLPHELCALISQVKSTDIKRVVTKMLHKKPAVAALGDLTDLPTYEHIQAALSSKDGRLPRKYRLFR; the protein is encoded by the exons ATGGCGGCCGCCATGGCGTGGCTGCGGCGCGGCGCCtggggcccggcccggcg GTGCGGGCTGGCGGCCGGTCGGAGCtacagcggcggcggcgcctaCCCCGGCGTGTCGCTGAGCTGCCCGCTGCCCGGCGTGCCCAAGGCGGTGTTCGCGGCGGCCGAGGGCCGGGAGCAGTTCGAGACGCGGGTGACGCTGCTGGAGAACGGGCTGCGCGTCGCCTCGCAGAAGAAGTTCGGGCAGTTCTGCACCGTGGGCC TTCTTGTAAATTCGGGATCAAGACACGAAGCAAAATACCTCAGCGGCATCTCCCACTTCTTGGAAAAGCTGGCGTTCTCC tccaCAGCTCAGTTTGGCAGCAAAGACGAAATTCTCCTCACGTTAGAGAAGCACGGGGGCATTTGTGACTGCCAGGCATCGAG GGACACCATCATGTACGCGGTTTCTGCTGACGCCAAAGGCCTGGACACGGTGGTCAACTTGCTGGCTGATGTAGCGCTGCAGCCCAGGTTCTCAG ATGAGGAGATTGAGATGACGCGAATGGCGATACGATTTGAGCTTGAAGACTTGAATATGAGACCTGATCCCGAGCCGCTCCTCACAGAAATGATCCACGCg GCAGCCTACAGAGGCAACACAGTTGGACTGAACAGGTTCTGCCCAGTGGAAAATACGGACAAAATCAATCGGGAAGTCCTGCACTCGTACCTGCGCAACTACTACACGCCGGACAGGATGGTGCTCGCAGGGGTGGGGATCGAGCACGAGCAGCTGGTGGAGTGTGCGAGGAAACATCTGCTCGGCGTGGAGCCCGTAtggggcagcgggcagggcaAGGATGTGGACAGATCGGTGGCTCAGTACACCGGAGGCATCATCAAG GTTGAAAAAGATATGTCAGATGTGAGTCTGGGCCCTACTCCCATCCCAGAGCTCACCCACATCATGATTGGCTTAGAAAGCTGCTCATTTTTA GAGGAAGATTTCATTCCCTTTGCGGTCCTAAACATGATGATGGGAGGTGGTGGCTCTTTTTCAGCTGGAGGGCCTGGCAAGGGCATGTTCACCCGGCTGTATCTCAATGTGCTCAACAG GCACCACTGGATGTATAATGCGACCTCTTACCACCATAGTTACGAGGATACAGGTCTCCTGTGTATACATGCCAGTGCAGACCCCAAACAG GTTCGAGAAATGGTGGAAATCATCACAAGAGAATTCATTCTAATGGCAGGAGCAGTAGGGGAG GTTGAGCTTGAACGAGCAAAGACGCAGCTGAAGTCCATGCTCATGATGAACCTTGAGTCTCGGCCAGTTATCTTTGAAGATGTGGGAAGGCAAGTGTTGGCAACAAACACAAGGAAGCTGCCTCACGAGCTCTGTGCCCTCATCA gtcAGGTGAAATCTACTGATATCAAGAGAGTGGTCACTAAGATGCTTCATAAAAAACCAGCTGTGGCCGCACTGGGTGACTTGACGGATTTGCCCACTTACGAACACATCCAGGCAGCACTTTCCAGTAAGGATGGGCGACTCCCTCGGAAGTACCGGCTCTTCCGATAG
- the ENTR1 gene encoding endosome-associated-trafficking regulator 1, translating to MAAGGQPVPGPAEPNPFSFREFVRSKARGGEEPGGTRQAAQPGPGPGPLLFPEPPGEAEDEDEEEWSGSYRPSAVERAHAGPAGSFPCEGPSAACPRGAAPGPGGQSPRQPSYEQLKEENASLRSKINKLQIFSETQADKMRKLEKKLEENKIKEEKEARDLEAMVQHVEQNLQLMTKRAVKAENNATKLKQENALLQVQLKNYKTENEALRSGQSASLAVVKQNAELALQNLLTVITNSRSSIRQLVSGAESLQLVADLLKSIDRISEVSEHGQ from the exons atggcggcgggcgggcagccGGTGCCGGGCCCGGCCGAGCCGAACCCCTTCTCCTTCCGCGAGTTCGTCCGCAGCAAGGCCCGCGGCGGCGAGGAGCCGGGCGGCACCCGCCAG gcggcgcagcccggcccgggccccggcCCCCTCTTGTTCCCGGAGCCGCCCGGAGAGGCGGAGGACGAGGATGAGGAGGAGTGGAGCGGGAGCTACCGGCCCTCGGCCGTGGAGCGGGCCCACGCGGGCCCCGCCGGCTCCTTCCCCTGCGAGGGCCCGAGCGCGGCCTGTCCCCGCGGAGCCGCCCCGGGCCCGGGCGGTCAGTCCCCGCGCCAGCCCAGCTACGAGCAG ctaaAAGAAGAGAATGCCAGTTTGAGAAGCAAGATCAATAAGCTTCAGATTTTCTCTGAAACTCAAGCCGACAA GATGAGGAAGCTTGAAAAAAAACTcgaggaaaacaaaattaaagaagaaaaagaagcacGGGATTTAGAAGCAATGGTGCAGCATGTGGAGCAAAATCTCCAGCTGATGACT aaacGGGCtgttaaagcagaaaacaacgctacaaaactgaaacaggaaaaCGCACTACTTCAG GTTCAGCTGAAGAATTACAAGACTGAGAATGAAGCGCTGAGGTCGGGCCAGTCGGCGAGTCTGGCCGTGGTGAAGCAGAATGCGGAGCTCGCCCTCCAGAACCTGCTCACGGTCATCACCAACTCCCGCTCCTCCATCAG GCAGCTGGTCTCTGGAGCAGAATCGCTGCAGCTTGTTGCCGATCTCCTTAAATCAATAGACAGAATTTCTGAGGTGTCGGAACACGGACAATGA